The Thermoproteota archaeon genomic sequence CACCTCGGCCTGAGTGAACCTGATTCCCTCCCTGTAGAGTCTCCTCCTCTGCTTGGTTATGTCCTCCTTATCGGCCTCTCCCACGGCTACAAATAGGAAACCAGGTTGATACCAGTGGAGATCACTCTTATCGATAACCTCGACCTCCACTTCGCCGGGGACCTTCCTCATCAGCCTGTTGGCGAATATTGTCCCGCCATCACCGCCACCGATCACCAGAACCTTCTTGGACATTGAGATCACCGATCACTTGGCCGTGACCCTTATCAGGGCCCTTATGACCCCTCCTTCCTCCGTCACGCTTATCAGCTCATTTCCAGTCCTCTCGATCCACGCCTTCACATCGCTCTTGAACCCCGGATCCGTCGCCAGGACCTCTATCACATCCCCGTTCTTGGCCTTCCTGTAGGCCTTGATGAGGTTCGTCAGGGGACCGGGGCAGGATATGCCCCTAGCATCGATGGAAATTGTCGGCTCTACATCCGTCATGATGATCAACCCTTCATATTAGTTGTGTTGTAAAACGGGGTTTTCCCAATAAAAACTCGACGGAGATCTCCCTCAGAAATTAGCCGAGGCTAAATCGAGAAGGCTAGGCTCAGATATCTAAGCTAATCTCCTCTCACCCAGCTGGCGCTTCA encodes the following:
- a CDS encoding sulfurtransferase TusA family protein: MTDVEPTISIDARGISCPGPLTNLIKAYRKAKNGDVIEVLATDPGFKSDVKAWIERTGNELISVTEEGGVIRALIRVTAK